ggagtattttatagccaaacatagaccaagaagagaaagtaaacaaccattaaggtttgaagattatgttgcatttgctttttcagttgcacaggaaactaaAGAAATTGGAGagccatcaaaatattcagaagtagTTTCtagtgctgactcagccaagttgTTGATTGCAATGAATAAAGAAACTGAATCTCTCcgcaagaatggtacttggtctcttgtgaagccgccattaggaaaaagaattgttggttacaaatgggtcttcaagaaaaaggatggcatttcAGGGGTTGAatatgcgaggtataaggcaagattagttgcaaagggctatagtcaggtacaaggagttgattttaatgatattttttcacctgttgttaaacatatctctattcgtgtcttgcttgccttagTTGCCATGTATgttttggaattagaacaacttgatgttaagacaactttcttacatggcgaacttgaggaacaaatatacatgcatcaacccgaaagatttgaaattgaaggaaaagaagatcatgtttgcttgttgaagaaatccttgtacggattaaagcaatctccaagacaatggtacaAAAGGTTTggttcctttatgttgggtcatggttatttgaggagcatgtatgatagttgcgTTTACTTCCTGAAGTTAactgatggttcatttgtgtacttATTACATTTGTGTTGATGGCATGCTCATTgttgctaaggatttaacagaaattcacaatttgaaaggTCAGCTGAAAagagaatttgagatgaaagatttgggagcagctaagaaaatcctcggcatggagatcaaaagagatcgaaaagccaataGGCTATtcctgacccagaagaagtacttggagaaagtcttggagaggttcggcatgaaagatgctaaaccagttagtacccctcttgctgctcattttaaattatcagctgctcagtccccgcaatcagaggaagaagagaggtacatggaacAAGTTCCTTATTtcagtgcagtcggcagtattatgtatgtaATAGTTTATACATGTCCAGATATTTCACAAGTAGTGAGCGTGGCAAGCCGATATATGGCTTGCCCTAGTAAAGCACATTGGCAGGATGTGAAAtagattctcagatacttgcgaggtacttcaaacacatgtttaGAGTTTgagagaaatactaacactttgattggttttgtagactcagattatgcaggtgatcttgacaaaagaagatcactgacatgCTATGTATTTTATATTGGTGATTGCGCTATCAGTTgaaaagctacattacaacatgtagtagctttatctactaccgaagaagaatatatggcagtgactaAGGTGATCAAAGAAgccttatggttgaagggtctatttgctgAACTCAGTTCACACCAAGATGGTATTATAATTTTCTGTGATAGTTAAAgtgtcattcacttgactaaagatcagatATATCATGAGAGGATGAAGCACATCGATATAaatatcatttcatccgagaaaccattgctgaaggaAAAGTCGTTGTTCAGAAGATCagcactagagacaatcctgttgacatgttcacaaaacctcttccagtgtccaagttcaagctttgcctgaacttgattggcatttatgaagaatgattttgcccataggTGCTTTTTCGGAGAAGGTGAAGCAAGTTTACTACATCAATCAAAACTAgtccaaggtggagatttgtaatatatGTGGCCTACTTTTGGCCAATGATTATTAGCCTTGTTGGCTTCTTCATGGCCTTTCCTTAGTGACCTTGTTAGACATATTATGTCTTTTCATTCTAGGCCTTGTATTCCAATTGTACACCAAGCAACTCCAATTCCTTTGGCTATAAATTGAGTTGATTCTAGCTCAttccaaacacaccaacaagatttgagttcttcatttcttgtttattCTCCTCTTTTAGTAATTGATAGTATTTTATAAGAGAGTTGAGTGTCGGaaaatacttgtgtgaacccttttttggagtgatcttgtgaggatATTCTCTTGggatattttgggttgattagtgtatttactctaattttgtactctcttttgtactcttgctACTATagcgaaattgttcttcttcgcttgtggacgtaggtcatactgaccgaaccacgttaaattggtgccttctttatattctttaattacCGTCATTATCAACTTGTATtatctttgttattatcattataacaTGATTATATTTTGCACCTCCCGAATTTTCAATCCTAACAATGGATGATTCCGACGGTCTCATGTAGCATCCACATTGATTGATTCGATTTATACTGCAATTGTGATGATTGAAAACTATACTTTACAAGAAAAGAGGGAGTCTAGTACATTATTTTGAAAATAGAAATGATGGTACTCTAGTATGTAATGGTAAAACATACTATTGAAAAGACCAATTCACAATCACTATAGATAACCAAGATTACACATTTTTTACAAGCAGGATTGATTACAAGCTCTATCCAATTTCCGTCTATGCCATACTAGCCTTTTGTATACATAAAACTGGGTAATTTTATCAGTTCATCTGTAGgatacattaaaaaaaaaaaaacagctcGATGCACGAAGTATCCTATGCACTTACGCAAGGTACGGGAACGGCCACACCTAGGGGTATGTAGGCAGCCTACTCCAAGGGGTGTTCTTACCTACCAGATACATAAGAACTATAATTGTGGGACTTAAGATATGGACTGCCTTCGATTGATGTTTGTTCTGCGACCTGGTTTAACTCTATTTTCGCCTTCTTGAGATTCTTCCTCGACCATTTTTCTATTGAAAAGAGAAGACTTTTTCATCTTCCTCCATCCAGATGTCCATGGAATTCTAGGCTTGTTGTTTGCCTTTTCATATTCTTGTTGCAGTCCAGTGTAGTCCCTCTGAAGATCTGTCATTTGTATCTTCAATGTTTCAAGTTCTTCTTTAAGGGACTTGACCTCCTTCTTTGTAGATAACCAATTATTTTCCTTGTCTGGGTTATTATCATCACTTGTTATTATATCTTTCCCTTGTACTGCAGCCCTCATCTTCACTTGCTCTGATAGCAAAACCTGCAATATTCTCTTACAAATTCAGAAGTGTATCAGCTGTGTATAAGGTTTTAGGTGGTAGTATTTATTCTTCTACGTTCATTCACAAGCTTAGGTGACGGACCGGAACCTCTTTTTTCATGGTTTTAGAATTCATGCTAGGTTTCTTGAATGCTTTCATTGATCTTTCTGTAGTTTTTAGTATAAAAAGGGCCGTCCGGTGCACTAAACTCTCACGAGGGTCTATTGTACATTTTTGGGAGagactgtttccacggctcgaacccgtgacctagaCCAtaacaacaactttaccagtcaCGCTAAGACTCCCCTTCGTAGTTTTTAGTGTAATTTCAATAAAAACCTTTTACTTCAACATGTACACTCCTTGGCTATAGGGATGTTTGTGACACGAAAATTAAGATAATAACAATTTGTGTGATGTGTATCAATTTAGTATGACAATGTACAAAGGGCATGAGTATTCAGATCATTTATAAGATGTTTGTGACTTTTGATTACATTTCTAGGATTGGTTTAGCTCTATTATATCCATTGATTTCTCATCCAATTTTGCGAATTTGAATGAAAGCTAATCTAGCAACTTGCCTAATATATTTTAACCTTTTTAGCATCTTCATATATACTCGATACTAAATTGGAAACTGAAGTGTAATCTAACTTAGTTTGAGGCCAACATATTGCTTGCTAGAATTACAGTACTGGATACATTTCTATAGGATGAAATTTCAACTGCATTTTACCTGGATAACAATTCTCAGAGGCAATCTTTCATTTTGAGCTGCATGCATACATGCATCAAGTGACAATTTTTCGCTGTCCATGATCTTGCATAGCCTTCGGCGATCATGTTCTGATAGTGAAGGATGAGTCTGTAGAAGATATTAAAGCTGCATTGTATTCTTTGATTGTAGAAATCAAGTGCCACATGTTTTTGATTacaaagggcagcccggtgcactaagctcccgctatgcgcggggtccggggaagggccggaccacaagggtctattgtacgcagccttaccctacattttatgcaagagactgtttccacggctcgaacccgtgacctcctggtcacatggcaacaactttaccagttacgccaaggctccctcCTCGTCTATGTTTTTGATTACAGAAATTAAAATAACCTTAAGGTATGTATCAATGGCTCTGTAGAGGCCATCATGACAAGTCCGAACGTGTCGAGGCAGAGATTCAGCTAAGACTTGGAACTTTGTGATTGATACATTGTGATCTCTTGCAATTTCTGCTAGGTAGCTGTCAACCAGTTTACTGATATTCACTGTTGTCGACTTCGGTTCTTGTTGCTGCAGTTTTTGATGTTCATATAGCAAGAAATAATCCAATATCCTTTGCACCACATCTATATTGTAGATAGTCTGTTCTTCAGTTGAACTGTATTAAAGGAAATGGTTAAGACTGAGCAGGCGTCATTTCTTTGCGGGATAGTTACATTTTTGGACCGCCCTAAAAAAATAATAGCCAGCAaatgtatatgttttgtatattaAGTATAAATATACATGAAGGGGAGTCTTGCCGTAACTCGTAAAATTGTTGTCATATGATCatgaggtcacgggttcgagccgtggaaacagcctcttgcagaaatgcagggcatggctgcgtacaatagacccttgtggtccgacccttcTCCGGGCACCGCGCATAGCGACAGTGGCGGAGGCAGGATTTCCGGTAAGGGggttcaaaaaaagaaaaaatttaaaacatTAACAAAGATTGTAGCTAGTGGAAATTGAACCAATGACCTCACAAAAGTTTTGAACCCTCTTGACCACTAAGTTATGTTTTTGGCTGTGTCAGggggattcaaaatataatatatagaggtaaaaaatagattttaccttatatatacaatgtaatttttcgacgaaggggGTTCGGGTGAACCTCCTTCCGCCCCTCTAAATCCGCCTCAGCATAGcggaagcttagtgcaccgggcttgtaaatatacatataatatacataaatatacttataatatatgtatatattatatacataatcAGTGTATATTTTGCATTTagatgaaaattgaaagttgaaacTTCAGAGGTGATAGAAACTCACATTATTGTTTGTTCACTTACTGCATAAGTAGGGATCAAAAGGTCATTCGGACTGGCGTTTTCAAGCGCCATGCCGATTCTTTTCTCAAGCTCTGAAATTAGAGCTGGTGATGCAGCATACAGTATCGCCATCTTTAACAGCCGTAAAAGAAACTTGCAAGATATAGCTTCCTTTTGAGGAGGTAGTATACTAATCAAGCTTTCTATTATTGTTCTTTGTTCCTTATTATTCTGTCCAATGCTTGTTTCTTGCATTCTCCCACTTGTAATACTCCATTGCGAGTCGTTTCTTCTACTACCATATTTATTATCCGTTCCTTTCGTTTCACTATTCATGTTTGGCAACCATTTCTCCCCATAATGCATGATACATGAACCAATGATTTCAGGTTTGATTCCTTTTACTCTTATTGCTGTAATAATTCTCAAGAAGAAGTTAATACGGAGAGTGGCAATATCATCGAACCACCAGGTTTCTTCGTTCGTTATTTCCTGTGTTGAGTTTTTTCTGAAGATTTTCCAAGAAATTGAGTCACAACATCTTCTAACAATCTGTAGGTTTTCTGCCCAAGGAGATAGCGTTTCGCATGATTTAAGGACAGTGATGGAATCGTTCCACGACGAAAGGACTACAAATGTGAAGAAAGCTTCTGTTTTTGAAATCAGGTTTCCTTCTTCCATTGCTTCTGTCATTTCTAGGAATTCCGATGCACATCTTAATGCTGCTACATTTTCAGGGTTTAAGGTTATTGGCAGACCGTAACAGAATTTCAGAATGATCTCGAAATTTTCTGATCCGCCTGGAAATTTTTCGAGCTTGAGGTCATAACCTAAGTGTGAATTTTGAGGCTGAAATTCGATTTCTCTTAGGTAAGCACATCTTGCAACCAGCGGATACTGTGAGTAAATAAACTTGAATTAACTTCCAATTAATGGTCAATGAAGCTATGTAATAAAGGAAGACTTGTAAAACTTGTGATATAAAACGAACCATAGAAATTTGTTTGGCTAGAAATTATCTCATTAAGGGTTAGAAAttatctcattaagggtaaaaaggAAAATTTAATATGAAAGTGTTACTAAATATAAAAAGGTATCATTCTTTTGAAACTAACTAAAAAGGAAAGAGTATTACATAAATTTGGACGGAAGGAGGGTCACATACTCTAAATTTGACTGTGTAGCAGCGTTTTTGAAAGCGCAAAAAAAGCAATAAGGCTCATGGGTTTTAAGTGAAAAACAGGAACCAAAACATGCTGGAAGTACAAAAACTATGTGCAGTAGCATAAATGAATTTGGTATTTATTAACATAAAATTGCAATTAAATTAAATCTACTAGTTTCTACATTTATTATACAATAATGAGAACATTAATAACTTCAGCCAAAAAATTTAATTCAATTTTGAGTTCTTTAACTGTACAAAGAATGAATTTATTTACAACACTAAGTTTCATTGTTAATTGCTTTAGTAACAGCTAAGAGAGTATCAGAAAGAAGCAAAGAGAGGTACATAACTAGAAACAGAAAGGAGGAGGATTCCAATAGCAAAAGAAAAATGAGTGATTGTttgaataagaaaaagaaagaggcTTTACTATTCTGTATTTTCTTGCATAGAAATTTAGATAAATAGTTCTTGTATTAGTTTGTGTAGAATATCCTACTTTTCTTTACTTACCTTGTGAACATAGAAGGTGATGTCTTCAACTCGAATTGATAAATCACTTGGAAGTTGAGAAGTGGCAAACCTGCATATAAAAGCAGTTCATATATAGTTCTAaatatttaaggtataaatgAGGAAACAATGGAATCAAATTAATCTGCAATTTGCTTATGATATTAGAGTTTTATTACCATGATTGTTCTTTCTTCTCAAAGCCATCAGCTATTGCATTGAGGATAGTCGGGACAACTATACGTTGATCATGAAATTGGCGAGTGCCATCAGATTCATCTCCAGTGTTCTCCAGCCGATCAGGTTGAATCAATTTCTGCACTTTCATGACTTGCCTTTTACTGCATACTAAGTCATAAAAGGAAGTGAAAGATTATAAGATGGAATATGAGGATTCTAGGAGGCAGAAGTGAGATCGTTTTGTGAGTCAACTGAACCTATTGCTTTCTGCTCGAACTATATATAAATAtgcaaaaaaagaaaatattataaTGTATACATTTATTAAGATGAAGAGGACCTTCGGAACAATGGTAAAGTTTTTTCCATGTgaaggtcacgagttcgagctcTGGAATCAGTCACTGGTGCATGTATCAGGGTAGACCTAATTAAGTTGCTGCGACacggcag
This sequence is a window from Nicotiana tomentosiformis chromosome 5, ASM39032v3, whole genome shotgun sequence. Protein-coding genes within it:
- the LOC104114366 gene encoding BTB/POZ domain-containing protein DOT3 translates to MKVQKLIQPDRLENTGDESDGTRQFHDQRIVVPTILNAIADGFEKKEQSWFATSQLPSDLSIRVEDITFYVHKYPLVARCAYLREIEFQPQNSHLGYDLKLEKFPGGSENFEIILKFCYGLPITLNPENVAALRCASEFLEMTEAMEEGNLISKTEAFFTFVVLSSWNDSITVLKSCETLSPWAENLQIVRRCCDSISWKIFRKNSTQEITNEETWWFDDIATLRINFFLRIITAIRVKGIKPEIIGSCIMHYGEKWLPNMNSETKGTDNKYGSRRNDSQWSITSGRMQETSIGQNNKEQRTIIESLISILPPQKEAISCKFLLRLLKMAILYAASPALISELEKRIGMALENASPNDLLIPTYAVSEQTIISTEEQTIYNIDVVQRILDYFLLYEHQKLQQQEPKSTTVNISKLVDSYLAEIARDHNVSITKFQVLAESLPRHVRTCHDGLYRAIDTYLKTHPSLSEHDRRRLCKIMDSEKLSLDACMHAAQNERLPLRIVIQVLLSEQVKMRAAVQGKDIITSDDNNPDKENNWLSTKKEVKSLKEELETLKIQMTDLQRDYTGLQQEYEKANNKPRIPWTSGWRKMKKSSLFNRKMVEEESQEGENRVKPGRRTNINRRQSIS